In the genome of Pangasianodon hypophthalmus isolate fPanHyp1 chromosome 15, fPanHyp1.pri, whole genome shotgun sequence, the window TCACTGAGAGGAAGCAATCTACAGCAAAGACATCACTGTGTGCATCAGTAACAGTCACTCACCTCAGGCTGGAACATGCTGacatcctcctcttcatcactctcctcctcttcctcctccagcaGGTCTGCATGGGCGGAGTCATCACGCAGCAAGGAGAGGATGTAGGCCACTCGGTTCTTAGATGCAGGACCATGGACCAGCTAGGACGGCAACGTCATCACAAAATGAGTGTGAGCGCAACTTGTGTGGCGATGACGGAGAACTTGAAGCCGTGCTGTGTGCgtacttgtgtatgtgtgttacctgtgtggcGATGGCAGAGAACTTGAGGGCGTGCAGTGTCTCATCGTAACTGGAACTGCAAGAATTGACGTTGACCATCATGCAGGCGCGGCCGAGTCCTGAGAAGAAACTCTGCAGTACTCGGGTTAATTTACTGTCTCTGAAAGGAACGACCTGCGCCGGGCGCTGCCTACAACACAATCAACATACTAATCACTCGAAATGATCAACGCACTAACCAGTCAGGAGGCCTAACATACTAACCACTATCATGATAAGTAACACACTAATCACTCCGGGAGATTAATGTGTCATGTactttgtgtagtgtgtacgcTCACCTGTACGTCTGGTTGTGTCTCATTGCACTGATGCAGCGCCCCAGTGTGAGCAAGGAAGTGTTGATGTTGTTCGCCTCCTTCATCCGCTCTCCGTTCTGCTGATCTTTACAGCGCTCAGAGCCGgccaggtcacacacacacaacctgaaacaccacacacacacacacacacacacacacacacacacacacacacttctgttagTATCTTTGTATGCTAATAAATAAAGGTATTGCAATTAACTTCTGTGCTGCTGTACCtaaataattacacacttaACCTCAGTGTCCAAAGcgaaatttgtttatttatttcaaacatttcaaataaataaataaataaataaaaacaaaagaaagattTAGGAATGATAGAGTttaggggttaaggttaggcTCTAGATATAGTGTGGTTCATTCTGACATCCTCTCACAAACACTGACAGATTTCAAAGTGAAAAGTTGGTGAATAAATGTTTAGTGGTGTAACTCACTCGCTGATGTGTGTGGCGCCCCCCTCCGGCTGGATATGCAGCACTCTCACAGTAAACACGCTGTGactgcaacacacaaacacagatcaGTTACACACGTGTATAAAGAGCAGTGATGTTCATACTTAAACAGTGAACTTCATTCTGTTATGTGTTTCtgccacagaaaaaaacaaacttattGCATGGTATCTTTTGCATTGTATCTGTTTTAAATCTTTGACTCAGTTTTGTctttacaatgtgtgtgtgtgtgtgtgtgtgtatacctgcaCCTGGAGCAGTGGTTgaggggtgggtgtgtgtgtgtatgtacctgCGACTGGAGTTGTGGTTCAGGTGTGTGCTGGCAAAGCTCTGGTTGCTCCGCCCTACAGTGAGCACTCGCCACGCCTCATCAGCACTGCGCACATTCACCCAAGTCAGATCTGcacacaacaccacaacacacttacacattaacacacctctGTTCAACTGTTCAACACAATGCCACACTTACAGAAACACAAGTCTGATCAACGCATGACCCCCCTGCTCCCCATATCCTTAGTGGACCCAGGTCACACGGACTGCGTTTGCTTTctggaacctgattggctctgaGAATTTCAGCTGTTTCTTAAAAAGATGCTGAAGTGACAAATTTTAGATACACTGACCGACTGTTCAAATAAACTCCCCTGAAAAAATttcataataaattataaatcacAAGAATGCCAAAACACACTGTGCTGTAGGTCATATTATCCCTAATCCGGTAGAGCCCTGtgtgtgacattttaatttagtCCTGTTTGAAAGGTTATATgcagattctgtgtgtgtgtgtgtgtttgtgtgtgtacctttgACATAGACGTTGCCGTGCTTGTCATCGCTCAGTCTCAGCGTATTCCTCTTCTGTGTGTGCAGAGACATGGGTGGCTCCAGCAGATCATAAACAAACTCGTTATAAATCTCGTAAAATGAAACCCAGATGCCGAACTGCAGCGTTTTATCCACTGTGACATCACCGAGACCCACTCCGTCTATGTCCAAACACACACCGTCTGAGTCTGCAACACAGCAGTGTGAGGTTaagatacacacatatacaaggaaaatttatttttagtttagaaaatttatttttaatttagtttatgtAAATAAACCTGATGATCACCAAGTTCCCCTTTAGCACATTTCCCATATGTCTTTTTTCCACAGGACAGTGCAGTTCAGTACCTAATTTGTATCCAGATCTATCCATACTCTAACACACGAAGGTAAGAGTTTCTTTAGAGGTTGgcaattaaaacaaacacaaaccttgttttacattaaaatgggCATGACTCCACTGTGTCTCTTCCTTCCACTATTGAGTGGTGTTTGCTTTAATGCCGATGAGTGACCCCAACAAAACCAAGGGGGCCAATAATTTAGTTACTATTTATTAGACGTTACAGTGCAATAACATATGAATCTCAAATGACACTGTGTCTAGCATGTAGTGCAATATGTAGGTGCTACAATACTTATGTTCTGCCCTGTGCAGGCAGCATTAATAGTGAATAGGACATGATTTGGGAGTGGGTTTAACTTGAAGATGtaagaaatgtaaacaaactttCAGTCACTAAACCACTGAAGACCACTGAGCCGTACAGTCATGTAGAAAAGCTGCTCTAGTCAGAGACATTAATCAGGATGACTCTATCACCCCtgggtttcatttttcattgaTCTGCACTGTTTCTAGCTTTGCCCACATGCCCCTGTTCTCTTGGTACTCTACAAAATGTGgaaccacaccacaccacacagtCCTGTGTGCACTGTACATTTCTCTGGAGTGTGAAACGTTTTACATCAACAGATCAGATCAGAGTGTAGATTGCCGTGGTTCTCACCTTCCAGTCGTGTGATGGCTGAGAGTCCACTGATCCCGCTGTCCCAGCTAACACTTGCATTAACACCCCCACGTTGCCTACAAACCtcctcctgtaacacacacacagacaatcacAGTactacactcactacacactcactttaCACTTAAACCCAACTatcaaacagactaaacaccGGATATGTGAAAGCAGACATACACTACTGTAActaaggagagaaaagagatagACAGGTAATTTGTCTGGTATAAAGCAGTTGGTGCTCTGTGGGGAGTTAGCCCCGCCCACCGTGGGCATGTACCTCTCGCAGCAGAGCGTGGCGTCTGTCCTCCTCGATGCGGACCTCTGCATCGCTGAGTCGGCGGACCTCCTGCTTGAGAATGGGCTTCAGGTCGGCACGGGGGTAAAGCTGTCCCGCCAGCGCAGTGAACACAGAGACTAAAGCTCGGGGGAGGAGACCGGCTTCACCTGCCGAGCCTGCACGCggacacacaggacacagagatactcactaacacactgctgTCCACACCCGTCATCATATCTACAGTACAGTgataatgtttatttcatgcaatcagtgtgtctgtatgtgtgtgttaccctgAATGGTGTAGGTCTTGCCCGAGTTTGTAACTCCGTATGTGTAGAGAAGTCGGTTCTCTCCATGAAGGACATCCCGCACCATCTCCTTCATCATCTGATCATACACTTCCTGCTGAGATGCTGCTTCCCCGAAaatctacacatacacacacaaatgaacacagcGCAGTATTATGAGAGCTcgtcagctctgtgtgtgtgtgtgtgtgtgtgtgtgtgtgtatgtattaacAGATAGAGTACTATATTTCCCAAAAATATAACAATGTACACAGAGCTGACCGGATGGAGCTGTTAGTTAATAAATGCCATAAACACATCAGAAGCCACATGacacactgaataaacagattgtgtgtgtgtgtgtgagtgtgcatacCTGTGTGAAGGTGAACTTGTGTACACTCTGCGACACTCCTCTCTCCGCACTCTTCATGCTGTGAGAGTCTTTAGGGGCCTTCAGGAGGAGCGTGTCttcactctgcacacacacacagccctgcatgcacgcacacacaccatgttaaaaacattacagacaacacaacacaatcacATCTGTTCATATATAAGGTGATGTTTCCCACACAGCTCATTACACTTACTGCACATATTGTATAAACTAGTACAATATAATGTTTATGTGAGGTTAACAAAGTGACCTGATCTTCTCCACGCTGTCTTTCTGCATCTGTAAGAGGACGAACACGCAGAAACACCTGCAGCTTCTCCTCCACACGTTCTCCTTTGTTCACCTGcgtgcacacatacactcactgtatTACACACAGGCTATTGGGCAGGAGTCTTCAATCTTTTCCGCAAAGGGCCGGTGAATATGTTTTcaatccaaccaatcaggagccacacctgaatcctcttgtttaatcagttcatctttgCCTTCATTCAGTTAACAGGTGTGGCTCCTGTggggttggaaaaaaaaaaaaacaacctgtaGCCATACTGAGCCTTTGTGGCTTTTTTGGTTAAGTCTGATGACCCACGCTGTAAGGGGTGTAGGGAAAGCAGGAGCAAAAGGAAGTGATCACATACTGACTCATATAGACCTGCTATTGTGTGTAAGCATTggggtgtgtgtgcacatgtgtgtgcatgtctgacctgctgcgtgtgtgtttctgcaggaCCGATGACTGAAAGTTCTGTAATCGGAGCCTGTAGGCGTCTGGCATGTGCGTGACTGCCGAGATCAGCCGCCGTcgactccaacacacactcctcctcatcAGAGGCATACACCGGcgcactcatcacacacacctgcaaacacacaataataataatcatctgtGTTACACCTATTCCATGTAAACTAACACATTGCTaaagattctctctctcttgatttAATTAACTATACTAGCATGACCACAGGCAGTTacagtattgccaaagcatcatag includes:
- the kif20a gene encoding kinesin-like protein KIF20A, whose product is MSAPVYASDEEECVLESTAADLGSHAHARRLQAPITELSVIGPAETHTQQVNKGERVEEKLQVFLRVRPLTDAERQRGEDQGCVCVQSEDTLLLKAPKDSHSMKSAERGVSQSVHKFTFTQIFGEAASQQEVYDQMMKEMVRDVLHGENRLLYTYGVTNSGKTYTIQGSAGEAGLLPRALVSVFTALAGQLYPRADLKPILKQEVRRLSDAEVRIEEDRRHALLREEEVCRQRGGVNASVSWDSGISGLSAITRLEDSDGVCLDIDGVGLGDVTVDKTLQFGIWVSFYEIYNEFVYDLLEPPMSLHTQKRNTLRLSDDKHGNVYVKDLTWVNVRSADEAWRVLTVGRSNQSFASTHLNHNSSRSHSVFTVRVLHIQPEGGATHISELCVCDLAGSERCKDQQNGERMKEANNINTSLLTLGRCISAMRHNQTYRQRPAQVVPFRDSKLTRVLQSFFSGLGRACMMVNVNSCSSSYDETLHALKFSAIATQLVHGPASKNRVAYILSLLRDDSAHADLLEEEEEESDEEEDVSMFQPEALLKAINVLKREVLRQREEKDELELKIREQVCTEMMEVINRMQLDFSETMESERELMENRCENKINNLKSSLKKYYSQELEERDEQIRELSAALREKEGGSAAPIVPSLVECDGPRRSQRIASSHKHSSQHEHADMEQNKAELAQVKAELEQCRAELDLKQTELTLKTLELKRFQDHPGASSLTATAERKLIEGQKTLRQLRADLHTLVLKLQSGERACCHYTEGEKLRTALNTADSTLIKQDQMLMDLHSTLQLLKAQLHRKDETLADLKRPFTPATPVTPVTPSSCSRRGCGVAVAMVENQPPGKRAFLRLFTPSRSSKMRAKADTTTPYARILRSRQPSPPPSPALTRRGRF